CCGCCAGCACCGTGCTGGCCACCCTGCGCGGGCGCTCGCGCACCCTGGTCAGCGCCGAACGCACCTCGCTCAACTTCCTGCAGACCCTGAGCGGCACGGCGACGATCACCGCGACCTTCGTCGAGGCGGTGCGCGGGACCGGCGCGCGCATCCTGGACACGCGCAAGACCGTGCCGGGCCTGCGCCTGGCGCAGAAGTACGCCGTGCGCTGCGGCGGCGGCGACAACCACCGCATCGGCCTGTTCGACATGGTGATGCTCAAGGAGAACCACGTGCGCGCCGCCGGCGGCATCGCCGCGGCCATGCGCGCGGCCCGCGCCCTGCACCCGCAGCTGCCGCTGGTGGTCGAGGTCGAGTCGCTGGACGAGCTGCGCCAGGCGCTGGAACTGCCCTGCACCCGGATCATGCTCGACGACTTCAGCCCCGAGCAGCGCCGCGAAGCCGTGCGCATCGCCGCCGGCCGCGTGCCGCTTGAGGTCTCCGGCATGGTCGATCTGGACAGCGTGCGCGCCGTGGCGCAGGACGGCGTGGACTGCATCTCGATCGGCGCGCTGACCAAGCATGTGCACGCCGTGGACCTGTCGCTGAAGCTGGGTCCGCCACCGCACAGCACCTGATCGGCGTGCGGTTTCACGCGTCATGGCCTGCGATTCTGCCAGCGTACGTATTGAGAACCCACCTCCATCAAGGATCCGCCGACGATGCCGTTTCGCTGGACGCGCGCCCTGGCCCTGCTGCTGTTGGGCATCGGCACCCGGGCGCACGCGATCGAGGTCTGCGATGCGCCGCCGCGTTTCGGCCTCAGCCAGACCGCCGTCGCCATCGTCCGCACCGCCTGCGAGGAGCACCGGCAGTGGATGCGTCCCTTCATCGACCGTCAGGGTCGACTGGCCTCGCTGCGCGTCACCGAGGCCGAGAGCGGCAACCTGGCCGACCATGGCCTGGTCCCCTGGCAGCGCGTGGCCAGCTACTGGCGCGAGAGCGGCACCCTGTCCCAGGTCGCCGGCGAACCCGGTGCCGCCAGCTGCTGGGCGTCGCCGGGAAACCGCTTCACGGATAATGACTGCCGCGCGTTCCTGATCGATACGCCGTGGTCGGCGGCCTTCGTGTCCTGGGTCATGACGCGGGCCGGGGTGCCGGGCTTTACCCGATCGCCGCGCCATATCGATTACATCCGCGCGGCCTTCCTGGATGGCGCCAGTGGCGGCCCCTACCGCTTCACCGATCCGGCGACGGAAAAGCCCGCGCCCGGCGACCTGCTGTGCTTTATCCGCAATCGCCGGCAGGTGATGGGCTTTGCCGGACTCAACGCCGCCCTGGCCGCGCGCGCGGGCGTCCCGAACGAGTCCCACTGCGACATCGTGGTGGCGGCCAATGTCGGCGGCGACCGCACCCTGCACCTGATCGGCGGCAACGTGCTCAACGCGGTGACCATGCGCCAGCTGGACCTG
The window above is part of the Pseudoxanthomonas sp. X-1 genome. Proteins encoded here:
- the nadC gene encoding carboxylating nicotinate-nucleotide diphosphorylase; this translates as MSAGAPLPPPQAVVLDDVRRALAEDLGAGDVTAALLPDTDDVAYLLCKQDAVICGRPWFDACHRQLDPQVSIDWRVAEGQRVAASTVLATLRGRSRTLVSAERTSLNFLQTLSGTATITATFVEAVRGTGARILDTRKTVPGLRLAQKYAVRCGGGDNHRIGLFDMVMLKENHVRAAGGIAAAMRAARALHPQLPLVVEVESLDELRQALELPCTRIMLDDFSPEQRREAVRIAAGRVPLEVSGMVDLDSVRAVAQDGVDCISIGALTKHVHAVDLSLKLGPPPHST
- a CDS encoding DUF2272 domain-containing protein, producing the protein MPFRWTRALALLLLGIGTRAHAIEVCDAPPRFGLSQTAVAIVRTACEEHRQWMRPFIDRQGRLASLRVTEAESGNLADHGLVPWQRVASYWRESGTLSQVAGEPGAASCWASPGNRFTDNDCRAFLIDTPWSAAFVSWVMTRAGVPGFTRSPRHIDYIRAAFLDGASGGPYRFTDPATEKPAPGDLLCFIRNRRQVMGFAGLNAALAARAGVPNESHCDIVVAANVGGDRTLHLIGGNVLNAVTMRQLDLDRSGHVVLPLPRVTGEDGADTSGPGVECTPAQPDQCNFNRQDWAVLLKLQATDPVPAAPAPPPSLDTQSTPALPPAPQASGQGPANGAAPAPALPGGAPAPPLKTGE